From Podospora bellae-mahoneyi strain CBS 112042 chromosome 3, whole genome shotgun sequence, the proteins below share one genomic window:
- a CDS encoding hypothetical protein (EggNog:ENOG503P7PX): MVHVACAIMLYFFWFEKTFDIRGNRKLEHPNVDLQSADARLGHVYKSHGNLANFSSSALLSLEQDHKGGSHYYTFSHLLEHLKGRVYLFLVQTLVPAIYGSIHLLAWDFNFPTQIEALLWKVSSLAMVLTMPACIAGQLLMTAVGQLFEAFENITVRNDVRDKLLVMVMLVLEVLLYGTLGAGILYIVVESFVSLRAVPLGVYYTPSWIQMIPHF, encoded by the exons ATGGTACATGTCGCGTGTGCTATCATGTTATACTTTTTCTGGTTCGAG AAAACATTTGATATCAGAGGGAATCGCAAACTTGAGCATCCTAATGTTGACCTCCAGAGCGCTGATGCCCGGCTTGGGCATGTATACAAAAGCCACGGCAATCTTGCGAACTTTTCTAGCTCTGCTTTGCTCAGTCTTGAGCAGGATCACAAGGGAGGCTCTCACTATTACACCTTTTCCCACCTTTTGGAACACCTCAAAGGAAGGGTGTATCTGTTTCTCGTGCAGACACTTGTACCGGCGATTTATGGCAGCATCCACTTGCTGGCTTGGGACTTTAACTTTCCAACTCAAATTGAGGCTCTATTATGGAAGGTTTCTTCACTCGCGATGGTTCTCACAATGCCGGCATGCATTGCTGGGCAGCTTCTTATGACCGCCGTGGGACAGCTTTTTGAAGCGTTCGAGAACATCACAGTTCGAAACGACGTTCGTGACAAGCTGCTGGTCATGGTAATGCTCGTCCTGGAAGTGTTGCTATATGGTACTTTAGGTGCGGGAATTCTGTATATTGTGGTGGAATCCTTCGTCAGTCTGAGAGCCGTACCACTGGGCGTTTACTACACACCGTCATGGATTCAGATGATACCACACTTCTAA
- a CDS encoding hypothetical protein (EggNog:ENOG503PB6J), producing MKPEPLFGFAALILPASFGAASDSAKVLYDQIHEINHNTSLLHDTKAPGWVSAPTRRGTTSILWSCLLTLFTCVYTALHLNIPERGITNVQLVAKKIKWMFITLLFPELVLFYASAQWWKAKKMADALSLEEKQQLQISGPPQLGTFHKVVNKMLKQNATRSTGDIEKIWSRESSSSSTINDSCIFDLKYGFYVLMGGLEAELDGKDSHLVPSWRAASSPEG from the exons ATGAAGCCAGAACCTCTCTTTGGGTTTGCTGCCCTCATCTTACCAGCCAGCTTCGGGGCCGCATCAGATTCAGCAAAAGTATTGTACGATCAAATCCACGAGATAAACCACAACACCTCCTTGCTCCATGACACGAAAGCACCCGGTTGGGTCTCAGCACCCACCAGGAGGGGCACAACCAGCATTTTGTGGAGCTGTTTGCTGACGCTTTTCACCTGTGTCTACACGGCTctccacctcaacatccccGAGCGAGGCATCACAAACGTTCAGCTTGTGGCTAAGAAGATCAAGTGGATGTTTATTACCCTTTTGTTCCCCGAACTCGTCTTGTTTTACGCGTCTGCGCAGTGGTGGAAAGCCAAGAAGATGGCTGACGCCTTGAGCCTTGAGGAGAAACAACAGCTTCAAATCAGCGGACCACCCCAACTCGGAACTTTTCACAAAGTCGTGAATAAGATGCTCAAGCAAAATGCCACGAGAAGCACAGGCGACATTGAGAAGATTTGGAGTCGTGAGAGCTCCAGCTCAAGCACCATTAATGATAGT TGCATTTTCGACCTCAAATATGGGTTTTATGTTTTGATGGGAGGGCTCGAAGCTGAACTGGACGGAAAAGACAGTCATCTTGTCCCATCATGGCGCGCTGCTTCTAGCCCAGAAGGATAG
- a CDS encoding hypothetical protein (EggNog:ENOG503PGEU), protein MQLTKSRQRKLQNKLHRSLPIEGSRESELWVQNTNSPLLRLPPELRNRIYELVLSVGQIQVIFKRYQFRAISNGANSNNTHRPLYDVVPGGFGCMVFGREENPWPTAHLKPVGPGQRIPAAYQNWKRGMTLLSPVCRQLYHETVLLPYRLNAWSFHTIAVMDRFLIKERRLPKSHMGAIRVLYSQCVLTAAVEKKLNGLEMVLLDSGWRMVKRVVEVDKDHGDKRAVYWDIEKGWWK, encoded by the exons ATGCAGTTGACCAAGTCCCGACAACGAAAACTCCAGAATAAACTCCACAGATCCCTCCCCATTGAGGGGAGCCGCGAGTCAGAACT ATGGGtccaaaacaccaactccccgctcctccgcctcccccctgAACTCCGAAATCGCATCTACGAGCTCGTGTTATCCGTCGGCCAGATCCAAGTTATATTCAAAAGGTATCAGTTCAGGGCTATCAGCAACGGCGCGAATAGTAATAACACTCATCGACCTCTGTACGATGTTGTTCCTGGGGGGTTCGGGTGCATGGTATTTGGGCGGGAGGAGAACCCCTGGCCTACGGCTCACCTTAAGCCGGTGGGACCCGGGCAGAGGATTCCGGCGGCGTATCAAAACTGGAAAAGAGGCATGACGCTGCTGTCGCCGGTTTGTCGGCAGCTGTACCATGAGACGGTGCTGTTGCCGTACAGGTTGAATGCCTGGTCGTTTCATACCATTGCGGTGATGGACAGGTTTCTGATTAAGGAGAGGAGGCTGCCTAAGAGTCATATGGGGGCGATTAGGGTGTTGTATAGTCAATGTGTTTTGACCgcggcggtggagaagaaACTTAatgggttggagatggtgctgTTGGATAGCgggtggaggatggtgaagagggttgtggaggtggacAAGGATCATGGAGACAAGAGGGCTGTTTACTGGGATATTgagaaggggtggtggaagtga
- a CDS encoding hypothetical protein (EggNog:ENOG503NY1M) yields the protein MTIGNRSVSTRCDTAGYDGRARASCPRSLLKALTAAYVEAQTVGNHSFISTLGRSAPNFLYIENNAVLGDLSHSSLAAPINPDFHRSIHDVEQCASVTEIIAATQEHPYVLHTRIIWQATPDNLAVTGISLIESVVTDEGDWLFNATGTLDLNKGEKWDVIPLAARESREQIQKLGDWYFDRFGDVGRGDVPWHAEPCYRLEGGLPARGTKKGEDCIHVMPGGIKVPYRRYVVDEEMGAVDVFMGFPGLDRTQGQAPMPDSHLFRVEGGKVRYCHTVSACVEKGCGIGEIEWPERR from the exons ATGACCATTGGAAATCGAAGCGTGTCAACTCG ATGTGACACCGCCGGTTATGATGGCA GAGCCCGCGCCTCCTGCCCTCGCTCCCTCCTGAAAGCCCTCACCGCCGCCTACGTGGAAGCCCAAACCGTAGGAAATCactccttcatctccaccctcggcCGATCCGCCCCCAACTTCCTCTACATCGAAAACAACGCCGTCCTCGGCGacctctcccactcctccctcgccgcacCCATCAATCCCGACTTCCACAGGTCGATACACGATGTCGAGCAGTGCGCTTCCGTCACTGAGATTATTGCCGCTACGCAGGAACATCCGTATGTTTTGCACACGCGGATTATCTGGCAGGCTACACCCGATAATCTAGCGGTCACGGGAATAAGCCTGATTGAATCGGTGGTTACAGACGAGGGGGACTGGCTTTTTAACGCGACTGGGACGTTGGATCTGAATAAAGGGGAGAAATGGGATGTTATTCCGCTGGCGGCGCGGGAATCGAGGGAACAGATACAGAAGCTGGGGGATTGGTATTTTGATCGGTTTGGGGATGTAGGGAGAGGGGATGTACCGTGGCATGCTGAGCCTTGCTATcggttggaggggggattgCCGGCTAGGGGgacgaagaagggggaggattgTATCCATGTTATGCCGGGGGGGATCAAGGTGCCGTATAGACGGtatgtggttgatgaggagatggGAGCGGTGGATGTTTTTATGGGTTTTCCTGGGTTGGATAGGACGCAGGGACAGGCGCCGATGCCAGATAGCCATCTTTTtagggtggagggggggaaggtgaggtaTTGTCATACTGTTAGTGCTTGTGTTGAGAAGGGGTGTGGGATTGGGGAGATAGAGTGGCCAGAGAGGAGGTAG
- a CDS encoding hypothetical protein (COG:G; EggNog:ENOG503NWHC) → MSGAGGPAFKDVDFSKSIQTPPDSPGKPKSKFTHKKTESWSKHFQNGNRRDGSWASVENKMAIPTSPGSHNTIEVPALRSPDADASQYMHNLSVSPSQKERRLSRNSFGAALPIPRSKRQSRLSSVTFPDVQEALRNASKENQRPGMPPIQPTREILVSQVQDVQSDKVKLAKNMAFVFDIDGVLVHGDRLIPEGKMVLDMLNGNNQLGIKIPHIFLTNGSGKPELARTEQLSKILQNPVNTEQFIQSHTPMRALAEYYNTVLVVGGEGYKCREVAEQYGFKDIIVPNDIVAWDESIAPYRVFTDEERASARPRDFSKVNIDAIMVFSDSRDYATDMQIIMDLLVSENGRLGTVAKDPVSQRIPIYFSQGDFLCPTEHPHPRMSQGAFRIGLEAMYKAHTGVDLERVVYGKPELATYKYADEVIASWMDVLHGEERIPENIYMIGDNPASDIVGGNMYGWNTCLVRTGVFQGGENDEENPANFGVFANVWEAVTAACRKQLGDDFKFKWDDRVNPVLHGNQSAIH, encoded by the coding sequence ATGTCCGGAGCAGGAGGCCCAGCGTTCAAGGACGTCGACTTTTCCAAGTCCATCCAGACACCCCCCGACTCTCCCGGCAAGCCAAAGAGCAAGTTCACACACAAAAAGACGGAGAGCTGGAGCAAGCACTTCCAGAATGGCAACAGGAGAGATGGCAGTTGGGCCAGCGTCGAGAACAAGATGGCCATCCCAACCTCGCCAGGTTCGCACAACACCATCGAGGTGCCTGCCTTGAGGTCGCCTGATGCCGATGCTTCCCAGTACATGCACAACCTCTCCGTGTCACCATCGCAGAAGGAGCGGAGACTTTCCCGCAACTCGTTCGGTGCtgccctccccatccctcgCTCCAAGCGCCAGTCTCGCTTGAGCAGCGTCACGTTCCCCGATGTCCAGGAGGCCCTGAGAAATGCCTCCAAGGAGAACCAGCGCCCCGGCATGCCCCCAATCCAGCCCACCAGAGAAATCCTGGTTTCTCAGGTCCAGGACGTCCAGTCCGACAAGGTTAAGCTGGCCAAGAACATGGCCTTTGTGTTTGACATTGACGGTGTCCTGGTGCACGGTGACCGCCTGATCCCTGAGGGCAAGATGGTCCTCGACATGctcaacggcaacaaccAGCTCGGCATCAAGATCCCCcacatcttcctcaccaacggCTCCGGCAAGCCCGAGCTGGCCCGGACAGAGCAGCTGTCCAAGATCCTCCAGAACCCCGTCAACACGGAGCAGTTCATCCAGTCGCACACCCCCATGCGCGCGTTGGCCGAGTACTACAACACCgttctcgtcgtcggcggtgAAGGGTACAAGTGCCGCGAGGTGGCCGAGCAGTACGGCTTCAAGGACATCATCGTCCCCAACGACATCGTCGCCTGGGACGAGTCCATCGCCCCCTACCGCGTCTTCACCGACGAGGAGCGCGCCTCCGCCCGCCCGAGGGACTTTTCCAAGGTCAACATTGACGCCATCATGGTCTTCTCCGACTCGAGAGATTATGCCACTGACATGCAGATCATCATGGATTTGCTTGTCAGCGAGAACGGCCGGCTCGGCACCGTAGCCAAGGACCCCGTCTCCCAGCGGATCCCCATCTACTTCTCCCAGGGCGACTTCCTCTGCCCGACAGAGCACCCCCACCCTCGCATGTCGCAGGGCGCGTTCCGCATCGGGCTCGAGGCCATGTACAAAGCCCACACGGGCGTCGATCTGGAGCGTGTGGTCTATGGCAAGCCCGAGCTGGCGACGTACAAGTACGCCGACGAGGTGATCGCCTCGTGGATGGACGTCCTTCacggggaggagaggatccCGGAGAACATCTACATGATTGGTGACAACCCGGCGTCGGATATTGTGGGGGGAAACATGTACGGGTGGAACACTTGCCTGGTCAGGACGGGTGTTTTCCAGGGCGGGGAGAATGATGAGGAAAACCCGGCTAATTTCGGGGTGTTTGCTAATGTTTGGGAGGCGGTGACGGCGGCGTGCAGGAAGCAGTTGGGGGATGATTTCAAGTTTAAGTGGGATGATCGGGTGAATCCGGTGTTGCATGGGAATCAGTCTGCTATTCACTGA
- the GLD2 gene encoding Glycerol 2-dehydrogenase (NADP(+)) (EggNog:ENOG503NZVM; COG:S) produces MGEYLRPSPTTTTTTMASKTYTLNNGVKIPAVGFGTFANEGAKGETYRAVTKALEVGYRHLDCAWFYLNEDEVGDAIQDFLAKNPSVTRKDIFICTKVWNHLHEPEDVKWSFQNSCEKLKVDYIDLFLVHWPIAAEKNPDHTVKIGPDGKYVINKELTENPEPTWRAMEELADSGKARAIGVSNWTIPRLEQLLKLARIKPAVNQIEIHPFLPNTELIEFCFKNDILPAAYSPLGSQNQVPSTGETVRENAALNAVAKHSGHNLAQVLLAWGLRRGYIVLPKSSTPSRIESNFQIPELTDKEFNAIEDVARGRHVRFVNMKDTFGYDLWPGEKEQ; encoded by the coding sequence ATGGGAGAGTATCTgagaccatcaccgacaacaacaacgacaaccatGGCATCCAAGACATACACCCTCAACAACGGCGTCAAGATCCCTGCAGTCGGCTTCGGCACCTTTGCCAACGAGGGAGCCAAGGGAGAAACCTACAGAGCCGTCACCAAGGCCCTCGAGGTGGGCTATCGACATCTCGACTGCGCGTGGTTCTACCTCAACGAagacgaggttggtgatgcaATCCAAGACTTCCTCGCCAAGAACCCTAGCGTTACGCGCAAGGACATCTTCATCTGCACCAAGGTCTGGAACCACCTCCACGAGCCCGAGGACGTCAAATGGAGCTTCCAAAACTCGtgcgagaagctcaaggtgGACTACATTGATCTCTTCCTCGTGCACTGGCccatcgccgccgagaagaaCCCAGATCACACCGTTAAGATCGGGCCGGATGGGAAATACGTCATCAACAAGGAGCTGACCGAGAACCCGGAGCCAACATGGCgggcgatggaggagctggccgacAGTGGCAAGGCGAGAGCCATTGGTGTGTCCAACTGGACGATTCCACGTCTTGAGCAGCTTCTCAAGCTTGCGCGCATCAAGCCGGCTGTCAACCAGATCGAGAttcaccccttcctccccaacacgGAGCTCATCGAGTTCTGCTTCAAGAACGACATCTTGCCAGCGGCTTATTCACCGCTCGGCTCGCAGAACCAAGTGCCATCAACAGGAGAGACTGTCAGAGAGAACGCGGCTCTCAATGCGGTGGCAAAGCACAGCGGGCACAACCTCGCGCAGGTGTTACTTGCTTGGGGTCTTCGTAGGGGCTACATTGTGCTGCCCAAGAGTTCCACGCCGAGCCGCATCGAAAGCAACTTTCAGATTCCCGAGCTGACCGACAAGGAGTTCAATGCTATTGAGGATGTTGCGAGGGGACGGCATGTGCGGTTTGTGAATATGAAGGACACGTTTGGTTATGACCTGTGGCCTGGCGAGAAGGAGCAATGA
- a CDS encoding hypothetical protein (COG:S; EggNog:ENOG503P079) has product MVKIAVAAPGQVAREIIEVLVATGKHEVITLARRELAPEEVVEGTTPLKVDFHNQAELEKVLQGVHTVLSFVVVQNDPDGIAQKTLIDAAIAAGVKRFAPSEWFIARYTHLQWAASKVAIRDYLGEKNKDGKVIEYCLFQPGIFTDYHANENINKHLKTNDFLPIDFANHKLLAPGSLKPRLTATTVRDVANIVAKAIEYEGEWPKIGGIAGETLTLAEELAIGEKIRGKKFEVELLDVDSLRKGEWNGSWVKPLEHPAIQHLDEETRAAFSKAAFSGFLLALVDDELVVSDEWNRIFPDYKFTGVEEFVSKFWAGKP; this is encoded by the exons ATGGTCAAGATTGCCGTTGCCGCTCCGGGCC AGGTGGCTCGTGAGATCATCGAAGTTCTTGTCGCTACTGGGAAGCATGAAGTGATCACGCTTGCTCGCCGG GAACTTGCCCCAGAGGAAGTTGTCGAGGGCACAACCCCACTCAAGGTCGACTTTCACAACCAagctgagctggagaaggtcCTTCAGGGCGTCCATACTGTTCTCTCGTTTGTGGTTGTTCAGAATGACCCCGATGGCATCGCTCAAAAGACTCTCATCGACGCCGCCATCGCAGCCGGAGTCAAGCGCTTCGCTCCGAGCGAGTGGTTTAT TGCTCGCTACACTCATCTCCAGTGGGCCGCCAGCAAGGTGGCCATCCGCGACTATCTCGGAGAAAAGAACAAGGACGGCAAAGTCATCGAGTACTGTCTGTTCCAGCCTGGCATATTCACTGACTACCACGCCAACGagaacatcaacaagcaTCTCAAGACGAACGACTTCCTCCCCATTGACTTTGCAAACCACAAGTTGCTCGCTCCCGGGAGTCTCAAACCCCGCTTGACGGCCACCACAGTCCGGGATGTCGCCAACATCGTCGCAAAGGCAATTGAATACGAAGGCGAGTGGCCAAAGATTGGAGGTATCGCGGGTGAAACACTTACGCTCGCCGAGGAGCTAGCGATTGGGGAGAAGATAAGAG GCAAGAAATTCGAAGTTGAGCTGCTGGATGTTGATAGCCTCAGAAAAGGAGAATGGAACGGTTCGTGGGTCAAACCACTTGAGCACCCCGCGATTCAACACCTTGACGAGGAGACGCGGGCGGCCTTCTCCAAGGCGGCGTTTTCGGGTTTTCTGCTTGCGTTGGTGGATGACGAGTTGGTGGTATCGGATGAGTGGAACCGCATCTTCCCCGACTACAAGTTTACAGGGGTCGAGGAATTCGTCTCGAAGTTTTGGGCCGGGAAGCCGTAG
- a CDS encoding hypothetical protein (EggNog:ENOG503NUT8), whose amino-acid sequence MKVTSVVAAAAFGATTVSAGLSAEAASKHEEVMALKTKQWDAARASGLFGGSKLYKALFSTVPCRNGKAGEYSCNNVNLQAFLSHEDLGSASKAGNDVWGWTDKKSKREFGIVGQTDGVAFVEITGLGRLEYIGRLDTQTDIVSWRDIKVIGDYAYIGAEANNHGIQIFDLRKLLDVKPWWNPFFFKPKVFSKETDITLFDGVGATHNIVAHEETNMIYAVGGRSGANARNTPCAGGMFMVDVSNPLKPVSPGCIPQDGYVHDAQCVIYKGPSAAYKGREICFNFNEDTLTVMDVTNKSAPAVVSRTPYEGNAYSHQGWLIDENQSFLLLDDELDEQNKVGPAANGHTTTYIFNVANLEAPVNTGYYQSPAKSIDHNQYVIDGLTYQANYGSGLRVVDVSSVKVDPTGAKFKETGFFDCHPEDDDVNGVTEFLGTWSVYPYFKSGYILLNSIERGIFSLKYTGKKAAYKL is encoded by the exons ATGAAGGTTACTTCCGTTGTCGCCGCTGCCGCTTTCGGCGCGACGACTGTCTCTGCCGGCCTCTCCGCCGAGGCCGCCAGCAAGCATGAGGAAGTCATGGCTCTGAAGACCAAGCAGTGGGATGCCGCTCGCGCCTCCGGTCTCTTCGGTGGTTCCAAGCTCTACAAGGCCCTCTTCAGCACCGTTCCTTGCAGAAACGGCAAGGCCGGCGAGTACTCCTGCAACAACGTCAACCTCCAGGCTTTCCTCTCCCACGAGGATCTCGGCTCCGCCTCCAAGGCCGGTAACGATGTCTGGGGCTGGACCGACAAGAAGTCCAAGCGCGAGTTCGGTATCGTTGGTCAGACCGACGGTGTCGCCTTCGTTGAGATCACCGGCCTCGGTCGTCTCGAGTACATCGGCCGCCTCGACACCCAGACCGATATCGTCTCGTGGAGAGATATCAAGGTCATTGGCGACTATGCCTACATTGGCGCCGAGGCCAACAACCACGGTATCCAGATCTTCGACCTCCGCAAGCTCCTCGACGTCAAGCCCTGGTGgaaccccttcttcttcaagcccAAGGTCTTCAGCAAGGAGACCGACATCACCCTCTTCGATGGCGTCGGTGCCACCCACAACATCGTTGCCCACGAGGAGACCAACATGATCTACGCCGTCGGTGGCCGCTCCGGCGCCAACGCCCGCAACACCCCCTGCGCCGGTGGCATGTTCATGGTTGACGtttccaaccccctcaagcCAGTGTCCCCTGGCTGCATTCCCCAGGACGGTTACGTTCACGATGCCCAGTGCGTCATCTACAAGGGCCCCAGCGCCGCCTACAAGGGTCGTGAGATCTGCTTCAACTTCAACGAGGACACCCTCACCGTCATGGACGTCACCAACAAGTCGGCCCCCGCCGTCGTCTCCCGCACTCCCTATGAGGGCAATGCCTACTCTCACCAGGGCTGGCTCATTGATGAGAACCagtccttcctcctcctcgacgacgagctcGATGAGCAAAACAAGGTCGGGCCTGCTGCCAAcggccacaccaccacctacatCTTCAACGTTGCCAACCTCGAGGCCCCCGTCAACACTGGTTACTACCAGTCCCCTGCCAAGTCCATCGACCACAACCAATAC GTCATCGATGGTCTCACCTACCAGGCCAACTACGGCTCCGGCCTCCGCGTCGTCGATGTCTCCTCCGTCAAGGTCGACCCCACCGGCGCCAAGTTCAAGGAGACGGGCTTCTTCGACTGCCACccggaggacgatgatgtcAACGGTGTCACCGAGTTCCTCGGCACCTGGTCCGTCTACCCCTACTTCAAGTCCGGctacatcctcctcaactccatTGAGCGCGGTATCTTCTCGCTCAAGTACACCGGCAAGAAGGCCGCGTACAAGCTCTAA
- a CDS encoding hypothetical protein (EggNog:ENOG503PXY8) produces the protein MRSIFSLAAAAALVGLSNSTPVPDAPAAAHGPYHISGFFASKPHLSSGCRFEFNLTSPTLPSTPPVYCWASVELGFSGATWLGYVYQGLGHCDNERVDWTFNHPRGAETDRNDAVFNVTVDGVLGTYRVPKEDIYVNLNDEGNPFDNDVSYSGPREFEIVDFPGGN, from the exons ATGAGGTCGATTTTCTCCctcgctgccgctgccgccctCGTCGGCCTGTCCAACAGCACGCCAGTCCCTGACGCACCAGCCGCCGCTCACGGCCCCTACCACATCTCAGGCTTCTTCGCCTCAAAGCCGCATTTGAGCAGTGGCTGCCG CTTCGAATTCAACCTCAcatctcccaccctcccctccacccccccagtCTACTGTTGGGCCTCAGTCGAGCTAGGCTTCTCAGGCGCAACCTGGCTGGGGTATGTGTATCAAGGACTAGGTCACTGCGATAACGAGAGGGTCGACTGGACGTTCAACCATCCCAGAGGGGCAGAGACGGATAGAAACGACGCGGTGTTTAATGTCACGGTTGAcggggtgttggggacgTATAGGGTGCCGAAGGAGGATATCTATGTGAATTTGAACGACGAGGGGAATCCGTTTGATAATGATGTCAGTTATAGCGGGCCGAGGGAGTTTGAGATTGTGGATTTCCCTGGGGGGAACTag
- a CDS encoding hypothetical protein (EggNog:ENOG503NW4H; COG:S), with protein MGSTGLFESFLGAIQASLSVLLVMTYGGVAGWLGLLDRKSSKKISKICVQLFLPALLITKVGSQLDLDSVSNYVPIVIWGVVCHIVSFGIGMLAQFGFGMPNWASVAILINNTTSYPLLLIGALQETGILDTLVMGDESSKEAVERAKSYFLVFSTISNCITFAVGPRLLEDTDSWDGEDKDGEDESGSWNQDDEEASADEQTRLLGNRNSSSSGRDNRQQENYTDEHPFFVSQEQWDGLSPRAQWWVSLVLSFFNAPLIGAVIGAVIGLAPPLHKAFFAPTQEGGIFTAWLTASLKTISQLFAPLPVLVTGLSLFNSIKEFRKSRKQGREDGKLRKIVPWGTVSFILLVRFVIWPAMSIGTIWLLARKTDWVGSDPILWFTMMLMPAGPSAQKLISLVQVTEGVGGEEEGAIARLLTISYIISPLLSLTVVGSLRACQGVLDG; from the coding sequence ATGGGGTCTACCGGCCTCTTCGAATCTTTTCTCGGCGCCATCCAGGCCTCCCTCTCAGTCCTCCTCGTCATGACGTATGGCGGCGTCGCGGGCTGGCTGGGACTTCTCGACCGCAAAAGCAGCAAGAAGATCTCCAAGATCTGCGTCCAACTTTTTTTGCCTGCgcttctcatcaccaaagtCGGCTCTCAACTCGACCTCGACTCCGTCAGCAACTATGTCCCCATCGTCATCTGGGGTGTAGTCTGCCACATTGTCTCCTTTGGCATCGGCATGCTCGCCCAATTCGGTTTCGGAATGCCCAACTGGGCCTCcgtcgccatcctcatcaacaacaccacgagttacccgctcctcctcattGGGGCACTACAAGAGACGGGAATTTTGGACACGCTGGTCATGGGAGATGAATCCAGCAAGGAAGCAGTCGAGCGCGCCAAGTCGTactttttggtgttttcaACAATCTCCAACTGCATTACTTTTGCGGTTGGCCCTCGTTTGCTCGAGGACACGGACTCGTGGGATGGTGAGGAcaaggatggcgaggacgagaGCGGAAGCTGGAAtcaggatgatgaagaagcaaGTGCGGACGAGCAGACTCGTCTCCTCGGGAACCGGAACAGCTCGTCGAGTGGGCGCGACAACCGGCAGCAGGAGAACTACACGGACGAGCACCCGTTTTTTGTGTCGCAGGAGCAGTGGGATGGTCTCTCCCCTCGTGCCCAGTGGTGGGTGTCGCTTGTCCTGTCCTTTTTCAACGCCCCCCTCATTGGGGCGGTGATTGGCGCTGTGATTGGCCTggctccccctcttcacaaGGCCTTTTTTGCCCCGACTCAAGAAGGCGGTATCTTCACCGCTTGGTTGACCGCTTCCCTCAAGACGATCAGCCAGTTGTTTGCGCCCCTGCCTGTCCTTGTCACTGGGCTTTCGCTGTTCAACTCGATCAAGGAGTTCCGCAAGAGCAGGAAACAAGGGAGGGAAGATGGGAAGCTGAGAAAGATTGTCCCCTGGGGTACGGTGTCGTTTATTCTGCTGGTGCGGTTTGTCATCTGGCCGGCGATGAGCATCGGGACGATTTGGCtgctggcgaggaagacggaTTGGGTGGGGAGTGATCCTATTTTGTGGTTTACCATGATGCTTATGCCTGCGGGGCCGTCGGCACAGAAGTTGATTAGTTTGGTGCAGGTtacggagggggtggggggggaggaggagggggcgaTTGCGAGGTTATTGACGATTTCGTATATTATTAGCCCGTTGTTGAGTTTGACGGTtgtggggagtttgagggcTTGTCAGGGGGTTTTGGATGGGTGA